A single genomic interval of Calonectris borealis unplaced genomic scaffold, bCalBor7.hap1.2 HAP1_SCAFFOLD_49, whole genome shotgun sequence harbors:
- the LOC142076431 gene encoding olfactory receptor 14J1-like: MSNTSSITHFLLLAFADTRELQPLHFWLFLGIYLAALLGNGLIITAIACDHRLHTPMYFFLLNLSVLDLGCISTTVPKSMANSLWDTRAISYAGCVAQVFLFLFLITAEYYILTIMAYDRYVAICQPLHYGTLMDNRACVHMAAAAWGGGFLTALLHTANTFSLPLCKGNAVDQFFCEIPQILKLSCSHSYLREVGLLVFSASFAFVCFVFIVMSYVQIFRAVLRIPREQGQHKTFSTCLPHLAVVSLFVSTAVFANLKPPSISSPSLDLVVAVLYSVVPPEVNPLIYSMRNQELKGALRKLFEHTLFQQQ, translated from the coding sequence atgtccaacaccagctccatcacccacttcctcctcctggccttcgcagacacgcgggagctgcagcccttgcacttctggctcttcctgggcatctacctggctgccctgctgggcaacggcctcatcatcaccgccatagcctgcgaccaccgcctccacacccccatgtacttcttcctcctcaacctctctgtccttgacctgggctgtatctccaccactgttcccaaatccatggccaattccctctgggacaccagggccatctcctacgcgGGGTGTGTTGCACAggtgtttctctttctgttcttgatcacagcagagtattacattctcaccatcatggcctatgaccgctatgttgccatctgccaacccctgcactacgggaccctgaTGGACaacagagcttgtgtccacatggcagcagctgcctggggcggtgggtttctcactgctctgctgcacactgccaatacattttcactgccactctgcaagggtaatgctgtggaccagttcttctgtgaaatcccacagatcctcaagctctcctgctcacactcctacctcagggaagttgggcttcttgtgttCAGCGcctcttttgcttttgtgtgttttgttttcatcgtgatgtcctatgtgcagatcttcagggctgtgctgaggattcccCGCGAACAGGGACAGCACAaaaccttttccacgtgcctccctcacctggctgtggtctccctgtttgtcagcactgctgtgtttgccaacttgaagcccccctccatctcctccccatccctggacctggtggtggctgtgctgtactcagtggtgcctccagaagtgaaccccctcatctacagcatgaggaaccaagAGCTCAAGGGTGCCCTGAGGAAACTATTTGAACACACACTATTCCAGCAACAATAA